TAGTTACAGTTTGGGCAGTATTCGGCAGCAATCCGCGTACTCGCAGTGCCGGCACTTCCAGGCTACGGGCGGCCGCGTCTTCTTCCCATCAACACCGTTCCGGAACTTCGTCAAGGTCTCCTCGGCACGCTTGCGATCCACAGGGTCCGTGGCAACCTCACGTTCGCCGGTCTCTTGCAGCATCACGTCAATCCGTTTGTTCGGCCTGCCCCAAAACAGCCCGTAAAGATCGCCCTGCGTTTTGGCGACAGGACGGCTATACCGGGCCATGTAAGCATTCTTCGCCGACTTGAACTCATAAACGAAGTCATCAGTAAGCCCATCGGGCAGCCCCACCAGCACCAAGTCCCGCCAGCACCAGTGTCAGCGAGTAGTGGGGTACCCCAAGATCGCCCTGCGTTCAGAACTTCCAGACGGCCCCATGTACCACTCGGATTACCCGGTGCACCCGCACTTCCGTCAGCGCGTGCTCTCCGAACAACTCAACTATCTGGTCATCGACATGGAAAGATCGAACCGCGAGCGCCTCGGCGAGCTGCTGGCCTGTGCCCATGAAGTCTTCGGCAACACGTATAGTATTTGTGATGTCTATGGGACCCACGACCTGATCCTGCGGGTCTGGGTCAGGCCCAACTCCCCCGAGCTCATGGAATTCTGTGATGTCGCATGCAGGCACGTCCTGTTCGGCAATCGGCGGGCGATCTCGATTTTCACCGCCAAAGAAATCGAGACCATCCCGCGTCTGCCCGCCCTCTCATCGACCCTGAATGTCAGCAAGGCGAAGATCGATCTGAACACGGCTCAGAATTCCGGCCTGAACACCACCCATCCCAAGGAAGCGGACCGCCGGAAAAAGGCCTGTCAATGGTTGGTCCGGAACAAGGTCTATCTCCCTCGGCTGTCCCGGCCCAAGTCCCCTCGGATCCTGGGATTCACAATGGCGGACCTCGGCCCGAACGTATCAATCCACGAAGAACAGGCGAATTTCGCGCTGATTGTCCGAAAACTCATCGCGGCGGCGCCCGAAACACGCCTGACGAAGATGAGGGTCCACCGTCGACAAAATGTGACCACTCATGAGTACCCCGATGGCAAGCCCATCCCTGCGTACACCAAACCGTTCCTCATCACCTTCCAGGCCGCAAAGCTGCAGGACGCGATCTTCGTTCCCGACTGCCTGGACGGTGAACTCGACGGCACGGGTATCAGAACCCGGACCATGCTTTCAACCGGGCGACTGCTGATCGACAGTCACCAAGTCCACCCCCAATAACCCTCAGAGATAAGGAGATGCACATGGCATACCTACAAGTTCTTTCGGGCCCGCAAGACGCGGGGCGTTGGAACCCTCTAGACCTCGGCACCTGGGTGGTCGGGCGCGATAACGGCACGGCGTTCCAGCTCAGCGACCGCTACATCTCGAAGTGGCAGTTTCGCATCATTCGCGAGCGTCCGACCGACCACTTTTCCATCGAGCCGATCGAACGCGCCGCGCCCACCACAGTCGGTGGAGTTCTGCTCGCCCGTCGTCGACAGCTGGACATCGGCGACCAGATACAGGCAGGCAACACCATCTTGTGTCTGACGGCGGACCAACCCGGGCAGACATCCGAAGACCCAGAACTCAAGGACATGGGAGCTCGGGACGAACAAACACTGAGGGAGTAGCCAGACCCGCGCGTTGCATGCGACGCAAGGTGGGCATGATGGACAATCAGTCTGGGCGTCAAGCCCGACGCGCCGTCAACACTGACCGCCATGCGGCGACTCCGGCATGACATCCCGCCCAGCCACCCATCTTCCCGCGGGGCCGGGGAGTAGAAACAAGACCAACAACCTTGTAAGTCCCACTAGCCACACCGAATTGTGTCCAAAGCTGCCTGCTCTCCTCAGCCCATAGTGGCCGCAGTCCTGGTCTTCGCCGTGGAGGGTGACGAAACCCTGGCCCGACCTCTTGCGGAGGCGGTAGGAAGGGAGCTTGGACTTGAGGTTGGGCACATCCGGCCCCTAAGTCGGAGTCAGTACGGTACATACCGTTCTGGCTCGGTCTCTTAGGCCGCACTGCCTTACTCGGGCAGGTACGTAAGTTCTTACGTGTCGGCGGGTTCCAAAAATGGGCCTGGCAGGATTCGAACCTGCGACCTCACCCTTATCAGGGGTGCGCTCTAACCAGCTGAGCTACAAGCCCGGGATGTCGGGGCCGGGGTGGTGAGGCCCAAGCCGAGCGGGGTATTATCGCCGTGAGGGCGGGGTTGTCAAGAACGTACGACGCGCGGCGGCTAGGTCCAACTCAGGCCAGGAGCTCGGGGAGCGGGGCCTGCTGGTCGATGGCCTCGGCGAGCTGGCGGTCGGGCTGGCCAAAGCCGTCCTGGGGGAGGCCGGCGGCGTGGAGGAGGGTGGTATAGAAGTTACCGAGGGTGCGCTGGTCGGCGCTGCTGCTTCTTTGGTTGGGGTACTGGATGTACTGGCCGGTGCGGAGTGCGCCGCCCAGCGAGCCGAGGGTGAGGACGGGGAAGTTGCCATAGCTGGGGTGGTGGTTGTCGCCGGACTCGCTGAACATGACGATGAGCGTGTTGTCGAGCATCGTGCCATCGCCCTCGGGGACGGCGTCGAGTTTCTCGGCGAGCGCCGCGATCAGCTGCATCTGGAACGTGCGGATGACCGACCGGGCTTCGCGCCCGTCCATGCCGTCGGCGAAGTTCTCGTCGCGGCCGGGCTTTTTGTCGTCCGCGAGGTGGCCGATCTCGTGGACGCTTTTCTCGCCAAGCCCTAACCCTGTGTAGCGATGTTCGAGCTTGTCCATCCGGATGGTGACGACTTGGGAGAGCCCAGTGATGAGCGACGCGGCGGCCATATCAAAGTGCGCTTCGAGCCGG
The sequence above is a segment of the Phycisphaeraceae bacterium D3-23 genome. Coding sequences within it:
- a CDS encoding FHA domain-containing protein — its product is MAYLQVLSGPQDAGRWNPLDLGTWVVGRDNGTAFQLSDRYISKWQFRIIRERPTDHFSIEPIERAAPTTVGGVLLARRRQLDIGDQIQAGNTILCLTADQPGQTSEDPELKDMGARDEQTLRE